The Desulfomicrobium orale DSM 12838 genome includes a window with the following:
- a CDS encoding ABC transporter ATP-binding protein, with the protein MRNFFITIKRAKQIFLFSTCIILIVSTTLLSILLADALSPIINAAMNGAWILRNILVYSGICLALIIFSMLRQYSIGLFSANIEKNMYNLAIKMINDKKIYYVITKNTGFFASIIHNDLKQVCRFLSNEFYLLIYQPILIIGSTIFLYVKNASLTIILILIVLLSMFIGYFKGKNIKKYSFLVQKSQEKMMSFHKEVFSCAEEIGMLSCFNYVANRYEYLNENLMRNEIQRDRIIAFYSIPSMVNEYFPLVMTIILGGYYVYENRLSYGDFAVFIQILTYLSLPSSKYASALISFRSTQVSLDRFLSLDDQSEKDFDVDDVGKKENNIPDLQKNSSLLFENVSFSYDGSNPVLNDISFELKTGEKAVIVGPSGCGKSTLLRLAMGFYPDYSGIIQIGGCNFKEFNLATMRKNIAFVDQNFYILPGTVSFNITAGQFSDINQNYEAIIKCAKDVGLDQFIQNELSNGYNEILYQKGVNLSGGQKAKLSIARALYRNTPIIFFDEITSSLDAESEKIINDLISTYENKTILAISHRVSTISAYDKILVLNEKGQLCESGSFDELLREGIVFKKIYFDMQA; encoded by the coding sequence ATGAGAAATTTTTTTATCACAATAAAAAGAGCTAAACAAATATTTCTATTTTCGACTTGTATTATTCTTATTGTGTCGACAACACTATTGAGTATATTATTGGCTGACGCATTGAGCCCGATTATCAACGCGGCAATGAATGGGGCGTGGATTTTGAGGAATATCTTGGTATATTCGGGGATATGCTTGGCTTTGATTATATTTTCTATGTTACGTCAATATAGTATTGGTTTATTTTCCGCAAACATAGAAAAAAACATGTATAATTTAGCTATTAAAATGATAAATGATAAAAAAATTTATTATGTTATAACAAAAAACACAGGATTCTTTGCATCAATTATTCATAATGATCTGAAGCAAGTATGTCGGTTTTTAAGTAATGAATTTTACTTATTAATTTATCAACCGATATTGATTATCGGGTCAACTATTTTTTTGTATGTGAAAAATGCATCACTAACAATAATTCTTATTTTAATTGTTTTATTGAGTATGTTCATTGGATATTTTAAAGGTAAGAATATAAAAAAATATAGTTTTTTAGTACAGAAATCACAGGAAAAAATGATGTCATTTCATAAAGAAGTTTTTTCCTGTGCAGAAGAGATCGGTATGTTAAGCTGTTTTAATTATGTTGCCAATAGATATGAATATCTGAATGAAAATTTAATGCGAAATGAAATACAACGTGATCGTATAATTGCGTTTTACTCAATACCATCTATGGTGAATGAATATTTCCCATTAGTCATGACAATAATATTAGGAGGGTATTATGTTTATGAAAATAGGTTAAGCTATGGTGATTTTGCTGTTTTTATACAAATATTAACTTATTTAAGTCTTCCTTCGAGTAAATATGCCTCTGCATTGATTTCCTTTAGGTCTACACAGGTTTCTTTGGATCGTTTTTTGTCCCTTGATGATCAATCCGAAAAAGATTTTGACGTTGATGATGTGGGTAAAAAGGAAAATAATATTCCTGACTTACAAAAAAATTCTTCTCTTTTATTTGAAAACGTCAGTTTTTCTTATGATGGTTCTAATCCTGTGTTAAACGATATATCTTTTGAGCTTAAGACGGGTGAGAAGGCTGTGATTGTTGGCCCATCTGGTTGTGGGAAAAGCACACTGCTCCGACTCGCTATGGGCTTTTATCCAGATTATTCTGGGATTATCCAGATCGGAGGGTGTAATTTTAAAGAATTTAACCTTGCAACTATGCGCAAAAATATAGCTTTTGTGGATCAGAATTTTTATATACTGCCCGGTACTGTTAGCTTTAATATCACTGCCGGGCAATTTTCTGATATAAATCAAAATTATGAAGCCATCATCAAATGTGCTAAAGATGTAGGTTTGGATCAATTTATACAAAATGAACTATCCAATGGATATAATGAGATACTCTATCAGAAAGGTGTAAATTTGTCAGGAGGGCAAAAAGCAAAGCTTTCTATTGCCAGAGCTTTATATAGAAATACGCCTATTATTTTTTTTGATGAAATAACTTCCTCTTTGGATGCTGAAAGCGAAAAGATTATCAATGATCTTATTAGTACTTATGAAAATAAGACTATTTTAGCTATATCTCATCGCGTATCGACGATTTCAGCCTATGACAAAATCCTTGTCCTTAATGAAAAAGGTCAGCTTTGTGAGAGTGGATCGTTTGATGAATTGTTGAGAGAGGGGATAGTGTTCAAAAAGATTTATTTTGATATGCAGGCCTAG
- a CDS encoding phenylacetate--CoA ligase, producing the protein MHSKNFLPSFSSVRELRDHQLRGLQWTVRHAFEGSPMYRARLEAAGATPGSIQSLDDLRRLPFTTTEDLRDGYPFPLRSVPFERIVRVHASSGTTGKRKVLCYTQKDLDDWTDMFARCYQTIGVTPEDRVQIAVGYGVWTAGTGFQLGCEKARALAVPVGPGNIDMQIQFLLDFQSTVFCSTASMALLMAEEINRRGLTGEVAVRKVIYGSERSSRSMRKKISDLFGGAELFDITGLTELYGPGAGIECTDHDCIHYWGDYYLLEIVDPETLEPLPDGEWGEMVVTTLCKEAAPLIRYRTRDITRIIPGPCTCGSVMPRHSRIRGRSDDTIKFRGVNIYPSGIDSILSAIPGLGSEYQIHLTRDCAGRDFMRLVVERAEGVGGDLSPGLIREAGYQIKKQLLVTADLELTGYGTLPRSERKSQRIFDSRIQDEIV; encoded by the coding sequence ATGCACAGCAAAAATTTCCTGCCGTCCTTTTCCTCCGTCCGGGAGTTACGCGACCACCAGCTGCGCGGCCTGCAATGGACCGTACGCCATGCCTTCGAGGGCTCACCGATGTACCGGGCCAGGCTGGAAGCAGCCGGAGCCACGCCCGGCTCCATCCAAAGTCTGGACGATCTGCGCCGCCTGCCCTTCACCACCACCGAGGACCTGCGCGACGGCTACCCGTTTCCCCTGCGGAGCGTACCCTTCGAGCGGATCGTCCGCGTTCACGCCAGCTCCGGCACCACGGGGAAACGCAAGGTGCTCTGCTATACCCAGAAGGACCTGGACGACTGGACCGACATGTTCGCCCGCTGTTACCAGACCATCGGCGTGACGCCCGAGGACCGGGTGCAGATCGCCGTGGGCTACGGAGTATGGACGGCGGGCACGGGCTTCCAGCTCGGATGTGAAAAGGCCAGGGCTCTGGCCGTACCCGTGGGACCGGGCAACATCGACATGCAGATTCAGTTCCTGCTGGATTTTCAGTCCACGGTGTTTTGCTCCACGGCGTCCATGGCCCTGCTGATGGCCGAAGAAATCAACAGGCGCGGCCTGACCGGAGAGGTTGCCGTGCGGAAGGTCATCTACGGTTCCGAACGCTCCAGCCGGTCCATGCGCAAGAAAATTTCCGATCTTTTCGGCGGGGCCGAGCTGTTCGACATCACCGGCCTGACCGAGCTTTACGGCCCCGGCGCGGGCATCGAATGCACCGATCACGACTGCATCCACTACTGGGGAGACTACTACCTGCTTGAAATCGTCGATCCCGAAACTCTGGAGCCGCTGCCCGACGGCGAATGGGGAGAGATGGTCGTGACCACCCTGTGCAAGGAAGCCGCGCCGCTGATCCGCTACCGCACCCGGGACATCACCCGCATCATTCCCGGCCCCTGCACCTGCGGCAGCGTCATGCCCCGCCACTCGCGCATCAGGGGACGCTCCGACGACACCATCAAATTCCGGGGAGTGAACATCTACCCCAGCGGCATTGATTCCATCCTGTCGGCCATTCCCGGCCTCGGCTCCGAGTATCAGATCCATCTGACCAGAGACTGCGCGGGCCGCGACTTTATGCGTCTGGTGGTGGAGCGGGCTGAAGGAGTTGGCGGCGACCTCTCGCCCGGCCTGATCCGCGAAGCCGGCTACCAGATCAAAAAACAGCTTCTGGTCACGGCGGATCTGGAACTGACCGGCTACGGCACCCTGCCGCGCTCGGAGCGCAAGAGCCAGCGCATCTTTGACAGCAGGATTCAGGACGAAATCGTGTAA
- a CDS encoding IS4 family transposase, with product MCGKRNHHNILPHKEILDLSHHNTLFSQTLSLIPRHVFQKLERRHKTGRSSRQFGFKEQFTVMAFIQLAARRSMRDGLRCLEAAGNRLYHWGLKNVARSTFADANNSRPVGFFKDLFAEMYGLCAAKAPKHKFRFKSKLFSLDATTIKLCLSLFPWASFRQAKGGVKVHTLLDHDGHIPAFATVTDAKTHESRIAQAMELPRGSIVVFDKGFISYPWFRILGAKGVFFVTRLKRNAVFKLLERRLVNRKTGVTSDHIIEVSSRGKSLRLRRIGYRDQETGKHYEFLTNHFRLSAKTIADIYKDRWQIELFFKEIKQNLRIKTFVGNSENAVLIQIYTALTVYLLLAYQKFLSRLGLSVQQLFQLIQLNLLGEASLDELLNPRRRKFDNSYNFTLLDCIA from the coding sequence ATGTGTGGTAAAAGAAATCACCACAACATCTTGCCACACAAGGAGATTCTGGACTTGAGTCACCATAATACACTATTCTCCCAGACGCTATCTCTGATTCCCAGACATGTTTTTCAGAAACTCGAAAGACGGCACAAAACCGGGCGCTCGTCGCGTCAATTCGGTTTCAAGGAGCAGTTCACGGTCATGGCCTTCATCCAGCTTGCCGCAAGACGTTCCATGCGCGATGGCCTGCGCTGCCTTGAGGCTGCGGGAAACCGCCTGTATCACTGGGGACTGAAAAACGTGGCCCGCTCGACCTTTGCTGACGCGAACAATTCTCGCCCCGTAGGCTTTTTCAAGGATCTGTTCGCCGAGATGTACGGCCTGTGCGCCGCAAAAGCCCCGAAGCACAAATTCCGTTTCAAATCCAAATTGTTCAGTCTGGACGCCACCACCATAAAGCTTTGCCTGTCGCTTTTTCCCTGGGCCTCGTTTCGGCAGGCCAAGGGCGGCGTCAAAGTACATACCTTGCTGGATCACGATGGCCATATCCCGGCTTTCGCAACCGTCACCGACGCCAAAACCCATGAAAGCCGCATAGCTCAGGCTATGGAGTTGCCCAGGGGCTCCATCGTGGTCTTTGACAAGGGCTTCATCAGCTATCCCTGGTTTCGGATCCTCGGGGCAAAGGGTGTCTTTTTTGTGACCCGGCTCAAGCGCAACGCCGTTTTCAAACTCCTGGAGCGCCGCCTCGTGAATCGCAAGACCGGCGTTACTTCCGATCACATCATTGAAGTCTCCAGCCGGGGAAAATCCTTACGCTTGCGCCGTATCGGCTATCGTGACCAGGAAACCGGGAAACACTACGAATTTTTGACCAACCATTTCCGGCTTTCGGCGAAAACCATCGCCGACATCTATAAAGACCGCTGGCAAATCGAGCTCTTCTTCAAGGAAATCAAACAAAATTTGCGCATAAAGACCTTCGTCGGCAACTCGGAAAATGCGGTTCTGATCCAGATTTACACGGCCCTGACGGTTTACCTGCTCCTCGCGTACCAGAAATTCCTCAGCCGTCTCGGACTCTCCGTACAGCAACTCTTCCAGCTCATTCAACTCAACCTGCTCGGCGAGGCCTCCTTGGATGAACTCCTGAATCCCAGACGACGAAAATTCGATAATTCATATAACTTCACACTGTTAGATTGCATCGCTTAG
- a CDS encoding protein-disulfide reductase DsbD family protein, protein MITCRNAGKTLRAILFLFLFLPVCALAQTSAPELSLKAFRTASGPSPVLAVLFFTAPEGSHIYGNTPGPSGFPTAVTGQYAAEELEALYPPPMSAPDSLEPGLVTEQYAGRTLFYLPVPAASGEALHLSVQFSALLCSDASCRPLQETLTLDVPAEAELPLAEDQEWWSGFAQAKPGIPAQTDSAVPEPDTPTAEWSFTPRYFAPELEVRTLSKAAVLAFLAGLVLNFMPCVLPVITLKLRSFIPVADSVSQNQRRAFRAHNLFFALGIVLYFLVLSVIIAATGIVWGQIFQQPAAIISLTALVFALSLSLFGVYDLPLIDLKGKARGVTHHPRLESFITGILATILATPCSGPFLGGVLAWALIQPPEIIALVLSCIGLGMASPYLVMAVFPRMYRLLPRPGAWTIHLERILGFLLAGTCVYLMGLLPASQYLNTLILLWTIGLAAWVWGQWTNLNQSSGRRWSIRGAGMALVALMAFVLFRPEIHVDPWQPFELSRFESDLGRKNMVLDFTADWCPNCKFLEKTVLTPEKSTALAKRFDADLLRVDLTRHDPELMKLLTSLGSQSIPVLAIFSREDPKSPLVLRDLFTGGQLEEALEEELEGRK, encoded by the coding sequence ATGATTACATGCCGGAATGCGGGCAAAACACTCCGCGCCATCCTCTTTCTCTTCCTTTTCTTACCGGTCTGCGCCCTGGCGCAGACATCTGCCCCCGAGCTTTCCCTGAAAGCGTTCCGTACTGCATCCGGCCCTTCGCCGGTGCTGGCGGTACTTTTTTTCACCGCCCCCGAGGGTTCGCACATTTACGGTAATACTCCCGGCCCTTCGGGATTTCCCACGGCCGTCACCGGCCAGTACGCCGCAGAAGAGCTGGAAGCCCTTTACCCGCCGCCCATGTCCGCTCCGGACTCTCTGGAGCCGGGACTTGTGACCGAGCAGTACGCGGGCCGGACACTTTTTTACCTGCCGGTTCCCGCCGCTTCCGGCGAAGCACTGCACCTGTCCGTGCAGTTCAGCGCCCTGCTCTGCTCGGATGCGTCCTGCCGCCCCCTTCAGGAAACGCTGACTCTGGACGTTCCCGCCGAAGCGGAGCTTCCCCTGGCCGAAGATCAGGAGTGGTGGTCCGGATTTGCCCAGGCCAAGCCGGGAATCCCGGCCCAAACGGACTCCGCGGTGCCGGAGCCGGATACCCCGACCGCCGAATGGTCCTTCACTCCCCGCTATTTCGCCCCGGAACTGGAAGTCCGCACCCTGTCCAAGGCAGCCGTGCTGGCTTTTCTGGCCGGGCTGGTGCTCAATTTCATGCCCTGCGTGCTGCCCGTCATTACACTGAAACTGCGCTCCTTCATCCCCGTGGCGGACAGCGTATCCCAGAATCAGCGGCGGGCGTTCCGTGCGCACAACCTCTTTTTCGCTCTGGGCATCGTGCTCTATTTTCTGGTGCTGTCCGTGATCATTGCGGCCACGGGCATCGTCTGGGGGCAGATTTTCCAGCAGCCCGCGGCCATCATCTCCCTTACGGCCCTGGTCTTCGCCCTGTCCCTGAGCCTTTTCGGCGTCTATGACCTGCCCCTCATCGATCTCAAGGGAAAGGCCCGGGGGGTGACCCATCATCCCCGTCTGGAGTCTTTCATTACCGGCATCCTGGCCACCATTCTGGCCACGCCGTGCAGCGGCCCCTTTCTGGGCGGCGTGCTGGCCTGGGCGCTGATCCAGCCCCCGGAGATCATCGCTCTGGTGCTGTCCTGCATCGGACTCGGCATGGCTTCGCCATATCTGGTCATGGCCGTCTTTCCGCGCATGTACCGGCTGCTGCCCCGGCCCGGAGCGTGGACCATCCACCTGGAGCGGATTCTGGGCTTTCTGCTGGCCGGAACCTGCGTGTACCTGATGGGCCTGCTGCCCGCCTCGCAATACCTGAACACACTCATCCTGCTGTGGACCATCGGTCTGGCGGCCTGGGTCTGGGGCCAGTGGACGAACCTCAATCAGAGTTCCGGCCGACGCTGGTCCATCCGGGGCGCAGGTATGGCCCTGGTGGCCCTCATGGCCTTTGTCCTGTTCCGCCCGGAAATCCACGTCGATCCATGGCAGCCCTTTGAGCTGAGCCGCTTTGAAAGCGATCTTGGCCGGAAAAACATGGTTCTGGATTTCACGGCGGACTGGTGCCCCAACTGCAAATTTCTGGAAAAGACAGTGCTCACTCCGGAAAAAAGCACGGCTCTGGCCAAACGGTTCGATGCCGACCTGCTGCGGGTGGACCTGACCCGGCACGATCCGGAACTCATGAAGCTGCTTACCAGTCTGGGCTCTCAGTCCATTCCCGTGCTGGCTATTTTCTCGCGGGAAGACCCGAAAAGCCCGCTGGTACTGCGCGATCTGTTTACCGGCGGCCAGTTGGAGGAAGCGCTGGAGGAAGAATTGGAAGGACGGAAATGA
- a CDS encoding IS5 family transposase, with protein sequence MSQLFYLSAEQLERIKPFFPRSHGIPRVDDRKVISGIIYVIKHGLQWKDAPREYGPYKTLYNRFLRWSRMGVFNNIFTELAKTAGKDGRLMIDATHLKAHRTAASLLKKGLFPAASDAQRAV encoded by the coding sequence ATGAGCCAACTTTTCTACCTTTCTGCCGAACAACTGGAGCGTATCAAGCCCTTCTTTCCACGTTCACATGGTATTCCGCGGGTCGATGACCGGAAAGTCATAAGCGGCATCATTTATGTCATCAAACATGGCCTGCAGTGGAAAGACGCGCCGCGCGAGTATGGCCCGTACAAGACGCTGTACAATCGTTTTTTGCGTTGGAGCCGGATGGGCGTCTTCAACAATATTTTTACCGAATTGGCAAAAACAGCGGGAAAAGATGGACGATTGATGATCGATGCAACCCACCTCAAGGCGCATCGAACCGCCGCCAGTTTGCTCAAAAAGGGGCTCTTTCCCGCTGCATCGGACGCACAAAGGGCGGTCTGA
- a CDS encoding IS5 family transposase, producing MDDRCNPPQGASNRRQFAQKGALSRCIGRTKGGLNSKLHALCDGHGRPLAMTLTEGQVSDYKGAALLMDAIDALPEARELLADRGYDADWFRDALHARGITPCIPPRRSRKRACPYDKDLYKQRHKIEIMFGRIKDWRRIAMRYDRCAHTFFSALCLAASIIFYLN from the coding sequence ATTGATGATCGATGCAACCCACCTCAAGGCGCATCGAACCGCCGCCAGTTTGCTCAAAAAGGGGCTCTTTCCCGCTGCATCGGACGCACAAAGGGCGGTCTGAACTCCAAACTCCATGCCCTTTGCGACGGCCACGGCAGGCCTCTGGCCATGACGCTCACAGAAGGCCAGGTGAGCGACTACAAAGGAGCCGCCCTGCTTATGGATGCCATAGATGCTTTGCCCGAGGCCAGGGAGCTGCTGGCGGACCGTGGTTATGACGCCGACTGGTTCCGTGATGCCCTGCACGCCAGAGGCATTACGCCCTGCATCCCGCCCAGAAGGAGCCGAAAGAGAGCCTGCCCGTACGATAAAGATCTGTATAAACAGCGGCACAAGATCGAGATCATGTTTGGCAGGATCAAGGACTGGCGCAGAATTGCCATGCGTTATGACCGCTGCGCGCATACCTTCTTTTCAGCTCTGTGCCTCGCGGCTTCCATCATTTTCTATCTCAATTAA
- a CDS encoding ATP-binding cassette domain-containing protein: MEKKRGFFSFLFAITKEKLGLWLVAAILNSLQTFLVTVFYGFALKYTLDGISSGNETEFKIGVIIMLIGSCYFIFGLPFFSYLLYKSMSMVKSKIRQNIFKRIVTFKYSDIEYTHSGKYLSIMHNDIDRIMNLFDWSFIGMLQAIISGIFSIFIIFYYSKIIVFVSLISGIILLYLSFINLKINKHLNEQLYEHFSERMKLTADFVDNFILIKIYDIVSVITSSIYDLCQSIYHCQVSINKFGVVLNSLKSVITELILFGVVIFIGSYQIAQGDLTFGELMLILQLGVGIVFFFNSIGNYFISTQYSFLCLERVYNECMRVVVEEKHAILTKKTQASLEFEQVTFGYDSRGQKVLDNISFCLEGPAIVNLTGKNGTGKSTIFKLIMKLYSPQSGTIKINGVDIQNVSQENISKIVACVPQKIIFFEDTIYNNLTYGLSISELELESIAESVGILELIDSFPNRFEEILFEGGYELSGGEKQRLALVRALAQHPDILLLDEFDSNMDPLSAQKIYNYLNSNNILAVIVTHNMENILKSSIVSGKKYTEISL, encoded by the coding sequence ATGGAAAAGAAAAGAGGTTTTTTTTCATTTCTTTTTGCTATAACTAAAGAAAAATTAGGTTTATGGCTGGTTGCTGCTATTCTTAATTCTCTACAGACATTTTTAGTGACTGTTTTTTATGGGTTTGCACTAAAATATACTCTTGATGGAATAAGTAGTGGTAATGAGACTGAGTTTAAAATTGGCGTAATAATTATGCTGATAGGCTCATGCTATTTTATTTTTGGACTTCCATTCTTTAGCTATCTTTTGTACAAAAGTATGAGTATGGTCAAGAGTAAAATACGGCAAAATATTTTTAAAAGAATAGTTACATTTAAATACTCTGATATAGAATATACTCATTCTGGTAAATATTTATCGATTATGCATAATGATATAGATAGAATAATGAATCTTTTTGACTGGTCATTTATAGGCATGCTGCAAGCGATTATATCTGGGATATTTTCTATATTTATAATATTTTATTATAGTAAAATAATAGTATTTGTATCTTTAATTTCTGGAATTATACTTTTATACTTAAGTTTTATTAATTTGAAAATAAATAAACACCTTAATGAACAACTTTATGAGCATTTTTCAGAACGTATGAAGCTCACAGCTGATTTTGTTGATAATTTTATTCTTATAAAAATATACGATATTGTAAGTGTAATAACTTCTTCTATATATGATTTATGTCAGAGTATATATCATTGCCAGGTATCAATTAATAAATTTGGGGTTGTTTTAAATTCCTTAAAGTCGGTTATAACAGAATTGATATTGTTTGGTGTCGTAATTTTTATTGGTAGCTATCAGATAGCTCAAGGTGATCTCACTTTTGGTGAGCTTATGCTTATTCTGCAACTCGGAGTAGGAATTGTTTTTTTCTTTAATTCAATAGGTAACTATTTTATATCGACCCAATATTCATTTCTCTGCTTGGAGCGGGTGTATAATGAATGTATGCGCGTGGTGGTTGAAGAAAAGCACGCTATTTTAACTAAAAAAACACAAGCAAGTCTGGAGTTTGAGCAAGTGACTTTTGGGTATGACAGCCGAGGGCAAAAAGTTTTGGATAATATCTCATTTTGCCTCGAAGGACCGGCAATCGTCAATCTTACAGGGAAAAATGGCACGGGTAAGAGCACAATTTTTAAATTAATTATGAAACTTTATTCTCCTCAAAGCGGGACAATAAAAATAAATGGAGTTGATATACAAAATGTCTCCCAAGAAAATATTTCAAAAATTGTGGCTTGTGTTCCACAGAAAATTATCTTCTTTGAAGATACGATTTATAATAATCTAACTTATGGTTTATCTATAAGTGAATTAGAATTGGAGAGTATTGCTGAATCAGTAGGTATATTAGAACTTATTGATAGTTTTCCAAATAGATTTGAAGAAATTCTTTTTGAGGGTGGATATGAACTTTCCGGAGGAGAAAAACAGAGATTGGCATTGGTGAGAGCCTTGGCGCAGCATCCAGATATTCTATTACTCGATGAGTTTGATTCAAATATGGATCCCTTATCCGCTCAAAAAATATATAATTATTTAAATAGTAATAATATATTGGCAGTTATTGTGACGCATAATATGGAAAATATTCTAAAGTCCAGTATTGTTTCGGGGAAAAAATATACTGAAATTTCTCTGTAG
- a CDS encoding IS5 family transposase (programmed frameshift): MSQLFYLSAEQLERIKPFFPLSHGIPRVDDLKVISGIIYVIKYGLQWKDAPREYGPYKTLYNRFLRWSRMGVFNNIFTELAKTAGKDGRLMIDATHLKAHRTAASLLKKGLFFRCIGRTKGGLNSKLHAVCDGHGRPLAMTLTEGQVSDYKGAALLMDALPEARELLADRGNDADWFHDALHARGITPCIPPRRSRKRPISYDKNLYKQRHKIEIMFGRIKDWRRIAMRYDRCAHTFFSALCLAASVIFYLN, from the exons ATGAGCCAACTTTTCTATCTTTCTGCCGAACAACTCGAGCGTATCAAGCCTTTCTTTCCACTTTCACACGGTATTCCACGCGTCGATGACCTGAAAGTCATCAGCGGCATCATTTATGTCATCAAATATGGCCTGCAATGGAAAGATGCACCGCGTGAGTATGGTCCGTATAAAACGCTGTACAATCGTTTTCTGCGCTGGAGCCGGATGGGCGTCTTCAACAATATTTTTACCGAGCTGGCAAAAACAGCGGGAAAAGATGGACGATTGATGATCGATGCGACCCACCTCAAAGCCCATCGTACCGCCGCCAGTTTGCTCAAAAAAGGGCTCTTTT TCCGCTGCATCGGACGCACAAAGGGCGGGCTGAACTCCAAACTCCATGCTGTTTGCGACGGTCACGGCAGGCCTCTGGCCATGACGCTCACAGAAGGCCAGGTGAGCGACTACAAGGGAGCCGCCTTGCTTATGGATGCTTTGCCTGAGGCCAGGGAGCTGCTGGCGGACCGTGGTAATGACGCCGACTGGTTCCATGATGCCCTGCACGCCAGAGGCATTACGCCCTGCATCCCGCCCAGAAGGAGCCGGAAGAGACCCATCTCTTACGATAAAAATCTGTATAAACAGCGGCACAAGATCGAGATCATGTTTGGCAGGATCAAGGACTGGCGCAGAATTGCCATGCGTTATGACCGCTGCGCGCATACCTTCTTTTCAGCTTTATGCCTCGCGGCTTCCGTCATATTCTATCTCAATTAA